Genomic segment of Corythoichthys intestinalis isolate RoL2023-P3 chromosome 7, ASM3026506v1, whole genome shotgun sequence:
GAGGATTCTGTTACGTTCCATTTGGCTCTTGTCTGAGTGGATTGCCACTGTATTGAGGCCTGTCACCTTGGCGACCGCTTCACATAGCAGATCAGCACCAAGTTTACAGTCTACAAACACGACCACTGGAGGCTGGTACAACTTATTGTCCTGTAAAACCAAAGAATTAAGTTGTATAAGTACAATGCGTTGAAAAGGTAAAAGAAAATGTATTCACTCTTCCTTTCTCCCTCTCCATGCTCTTtgatggtcaggcagtgcacaggAGTtgattattaaagttaatgatgattgacagacagttaagctttgatcttggcAGAGGCGCTGGTaaaccgaaacttcaaagcgccgcatgcgtcaaaatcgttgagcttgttaaacagttgctgtggcaacttattgtgCGTAAGTAAGCagcttgagtggactcactcaatgaagcatttaataaagacaaacatttttctttttttaaacttttttttaaattgattgggcttcaacatttttttcttgtttaaaaataattcagtgggacagtaacgtgTTTAAAACTCAtcctaattattacatttgaagtgtttaaaaatttattaatatacatatactagtatagataagttttaaattatactttgagagaaaaaaatgtgaaaaagcaCGTCTTTTATATATGTCTAATtataaatctaaataaataaaaagaatttgggggggtgcgctacaccgcgaaaaacgagggatcattgtatttttttttaaattgtttttattattgattGCCTAATGGGCTGCCAATGACACCTTATTTGGATGTTTAAATGTCTGACGTAAACTAGGGATTAAATGGGTTTATTATGTTCCATTTAGCACCATAGCAGGCCTAAATCTATCACATTACTTCTACCATCCTTGACAGATGGTGTCAGGCACTGTTCAGCGTGCTCTTAAAGGAAGGCTATCTCTCCATTTTGCAACACTATGCCATACCCTCTGGACAGTGCTTGTTGGAGCAAGTTTCATCCTACAGCAatacaatgacccaaagcacacaatcAAATTATGCAAGCACTACAGTTCCCTCCAAAATGATTGGATTTATAattattatgtgttttttagcttctaatattttttttttcctaaacaatatgggaccttaatgggaaaaaagagaaaaatccaaacttcaatacaagtgcatttattcagtgggggaaaaatccccacataaagaaataaatatttgacatcaaataatgtgtgtcacaattattagcacccctggtgttaatactttgtacaaccctcttttgccaacaaaacagcacctaatcttctcctataatgtttcacacgatgggaaaagacagaaagagccattcctctttgcagaatctctctaaatcatccagagacctgggtcatctcctctgtactctccttttcagctcaccccacaggtttttcaatggggttgaggtctggggactgagatggccatgggaggagctagattttgtgtctggtggaccatttctgtgtagatttggccatatgtttagggtcattgtcttgctgaaagacccagtgacgacccatcttcagctttcgggcagagggcaacagattttgatttaaaatgtcctggtatttcaaagcattcatgatgccatgcaccctaacaagtttCCCAGGGCCTATGGAAGCGAAACagacccacagcatcactgacccacccacatacttcacagtgggtatgatgtgcttttcagcatgcgcatctttcgtggcacgccagacctacttagagtgtttgttgccaaaaaggtcaatcttggtctcatctgaccaaagcacacggtcccagttgaagccccaataccgcttggcgaactccagacgtttgcgtttatgattgtgaatgcagtggcgcccccagggggtggccacggccacccctataaatttgttggccaccccactggccgccccgcttgccagtaaattgtagattgttgtagcatcagttatgcatttcatcccaaatacaaatctgccagcacctgcttttccccagtaattattttgttttgttacatgtacaccttatgcctaatatacacATAACAcagtaaaacagaattgttgtggaactcaaaatgttgactggacagttatggactaggcacattaaatcattagtaacatgaaatattacacaatacaccaaagtatatcagtagccgtgtacttaagtctttctgatagttttcccctgacctttttactgcaataatataatgaaaacctgaaattatggctgttagttttggtgtgccaccccaagattttaagtggctccatctggccaccccatgaaaaatttctggaggcgccactgtgtGAGTgtggaaaggttttctccgtgcatgcctcccaaacagcttgttgccgtgtagacagcacctcatacccactgtgaagtatgggggtgggtcagtgatgctgtggggctgtttcgcttccaaaggccctgggaaccttgttaaggtacgtggcatcatgaatgctttgaaataccaggacattttatatCAAAATCTGTCTCTGCCcggaagctgaagatgggtcgtcactgggtctttcagcaagacaatgaccctaacacagaaatggttcaccagacacaaaatcaagctcctcccgtggccatctcagtccccagacctcaaccccattgaaaacctgtggggtgagctgaagaggagagtacagaggagaggacccaggtctctggatgatttagagcaggggtttctaaacattttgcaaagggggccacatttggcgtagtaaaaatgtggggggccgaccttggctgacgtcctttacgtagaacaatatatttaagcaaaatttagcaagtcatttagtgtgtcacatttgttttattattttattaatgaataatttcaacaatctcgcaactagcctttgtggcattctctttcgactctcgggctcttgtgaaatactactgctatgaaattaaactagcttcaagttgcttcgatTTCTCgccgcgtatcttccctgtaatcgtgCCGTACATGtcggcgtgtcttgtttggtaatatcgcctcacattaaaatctttaaaaacagcgactgtctctttgcaaatgaggcaagacacagttgttgcgtattttactgaagaaatagtccaatttccacctatccttgaagcgtcggccgtcacagtcaactttctttttttttgttgattgtcgctgtTTTATAAAATGGAAGcaatgggtcacacggagtaatgttgcttagcccttaaatacttgcaacatgaagcaattatcagagaatcccaaaatttgaaaacgtatttttcaaatttgtaaaaagaaaagtcaaagtcaaaatgaatatgtgtattaaGCGCtccaatatctataacccatgctatattatgttttttttctcatggaacctgcagatgcatgtgctgacttgcatccatcattttttttttcaaaaagaaatgtcaaaattttaaattagtctcaaaGTCATGAAATTttgggtgtatcaaatgtgatacatttggtaataaagggttaaagtgctgctcccttttagtgggtaaatgaggagcagcatttcgtgtgtaagctacttcatatgctggttgcagtactgctgaccaatttattaagtctgtgtgctggccagacgttattgattttatgacagaggccgggggccggatgaaatttgaccacgggccgcatttggccccttggccggactttggacatgtctgatttagagagattctgcaaagagctgatgatccctctttctgtcttttcccatcttgtggaaCATTaatggagaagattaggtgccgttttgttggcaaaagggggttgtacaaagtattaacaccaggggtgctaataattgtgacacacattatttgatgtcaaataattatttctttatgtgggatgttTTCCccaatgaataaatgcacttgtattgaaggttggatttttctctttttttccattaaggtcccatattatttagaaaaaaatatattagaagctaaaaaacacaattattataaatccaataattatgaagGGCACTGTATTTAGGGAGCAGGCATCTGGCACACTGTAATAGAGTGGCCAGCactgtcaccagatctcaaccccattgaactgTTGTGGGAGCAGTTTGATCATATGGTACGCAAGAAGTGCCCATCAAGCCAAGCCAATTAATGACAGGGACTTCAGGTGAAATCTCTCCAAGTTAGCTCAACAAATTAACAGCTAGAATACCAAAATTGTGAGATACTATAATTGCCTCAAAATGATGATTCTTGATGAAAgcaacatttcgaataataatcaTTATTTTTAACCTTGTTAATGTTAAGAATATATTTTCCATTAATTTGGAGAAAAACATGTGATAAAAAAGTGTGACTTTTTACTTTCCATAGAAAACAAAACTTCTATGGGTGACCACAAACAGTAGTGTAGATATTCACAATCCTGTGTGCGGggttgtgggtgtgtgtgtgggtgggtgggtgtaACCTACATTCAGAATTTCAAACAGCTTCTTCTTTTTTGAAGGTTCCTCAACCCACAGTAGGATCTGCCTTATGTCGGCGCAGGGCTGGTTCTTCGCTCCTACAGAAATACGGATTGGGTCGACCAGTAAACGAGATGCTAGCTCTTCTGTCCCTGCCGGGATAGTGGCAGATGCCAGTAACGTCTGGTGGTCTTCAGGGACATTTTCTAAAACTTCTAGCACCTGCTGCTGGAAGCCCATCTTTAGCATCGTGTCAACCTGCAGAATATGTCACAACAGAATATACAAAATACAACAGGTCATATGAGCCCTTTACAGTTTTGCTTTATGATAGAATAATGTCGGTAATACCTCATCGACCACAACAGTCTTTACTTTTTCCAGCTTCACAGCTTTCTGCTTTAAAATCTCCAGCAGTCGTCCTGGTGTTGCAATGACGATCTAAAAATGATTAATACGAGAACACAATTGAGACATTTCCATGTAAGAGTATTTTGTAATTCGTTAATCTTTTCCATGTGGGATAATAAAAGAATTCATACTTTAATACTCCGTTTGAGGCGGTGGAGCTGAGGTGGAAGAGGCATGCCGCCCACCAGCAGGGCAGTTCTCATGTTAGAGAGGCCAATCACTACCTCTTTTGCCTGTCTCTCGATTTGAATGGCCAGTTCTCGGGTGGGGGTAAGGATAAGAGCCACCGGGCTACCCGCACTCAGAGTATGATCCTTAAAGGGAAAATGCACTCGAATCACTGCCAAGAGTAATTTAATGCCAGAACATAGTATATAAACAGAATGGAAAAATGATCCACTGTACCTTCATTGCCATCAGGACTACTGGTAAGAGAAAGGCTAAAGTCTTCCCTGATCCTGTGTCAGCGCTTGCAATCACATCTCTGCCAGTGAGACCAACAGGCAGCAATTGCATCTGGACTGGTGTGGGGACCACATAACTGGCTAATTTCAAATTGGCATTAAGGGTAGCAGGAAAGCCACAGTGTTCAAATTCTATGATAGGCCTGCTTACATCTCTACCATGAGTTTCAATGCCCAGTTCTTGTTTAATATGCTGCACCTGCACATCCGTCAGCCCTGATATGAACAAATCCTCCTTATAGGAATAGTTTATTGTTGTAAATTGTATTTGAGGATTTTCTTTAGCTGCATTTGTTTCCTTCTGATAAAACACTTCAGCTCCAGTCCTCAAACCTATTTGGGCCAAGTGGCGGGCTTTGCATTCCAGACTGCAAACATCACTGTCAGTTGTGTCACAGATATATTCTCCATAGCGACCACACATCAAACAGACAGGCTCTCCTGGCTCTGCCCATCTCTGATTCTTTTTGAAGGATTTCACTGGTTCCTCCTCTTCTTCAGTACCACTTGAAGCACATTCCTGGCACTCTTCTCGTAATGGAATCTCATCTACAGCATATGTGTCTTCGCCTGCTTTAACAGTAGTCGTTTCTTCAACTTCCGAGTCTGTAGTCCCTTGAGAAAGATGCGTCGTTGAACGGCCTTCATCATGATTCTGATGCTGATCAACGTGACATTTACGCTTCTTCAAAATAAGATTTGCGTCGTCTTTAGTTCTCTTCACTTTTAGGGCTCTTGGCATAAACATTTTACGGGCTTTGAATCTGAGGGAGGAAGCATTCGACCAAGGCTGATGTTAGAAAAACATACGACCAAACATGTTATCTTAATTTAAATGTCAAACGTAATATGTACACTTCCTGAGTCTGAGTACAGACTACATCAGTATAGTGTATAGTGGTAACTTTGTTATTTCAAAGTCTCTTAAcatagaataataataataacatcggGGATCCAGCGTGCTATTGCTCCAGCTCGAATAGCCAATTTCTAAAACCACACAGCAGCAATAAATAACACATTAAAGCATCATTCCAAGTTTTTTAAATCTGAAAAACCATCGTACCTGCACGTTAAAAGGCATATCCAAACACTTAACACGGTAAAGTTACCACAACTGCTAATCGACACGCTTCCAACCTTGCAAAACAATAGCACGAGACGCATAATAATGACGTATACTTTTGCATGCTGGGAATTGTAGTCATAAACCGTACCCGCAAGAAAGGACCAACCAtgctttttatcatttatttcatcatCGTCGCCTTCGTGGTTGTCGTGGTGGTGGTTGTTGTTAttcttcttgttgttgttgatgttgatgaTGTTGATGTTGTGCagtacacacaaaaacacattttatctaGGACTTTAAGAaggtattttgtttgtttgtttgtttgtttgtttgtttgcttgcttgtttgtttgtttgtttgtttgtttgtttgtttgtttgtttgtttgtttgtttgtttgtttgtttgtttgtttgttttagggaAGGTGTGGCCACCAGAGTTCAAGTTAGCGCTCATTCTTCATTTGAATCAATTACTCATACAGACATTATCACTGAATTGCATTCAAAAGGTAGGCTGACAATACCatcacctgttttttttttctgtacataATAATAGTAGTTGCTGTAGGCAGCTAAACTGTTGTTGGTAATTTGATGCAGAGACAGATATAAATTGTACATGTGAAGAtactaaaaaatgaaaatgtagtTACTTTACAGAAGAACTAAGGTTATATCCCCAGTCAGCATCAACGCTGCTGAATTTTCATTGTATTGACGGAAACACAAAGGATAGCCACGGTCAAGGATTTTTTGTGACATCATTGTTTATGGTTTTTGCGTTGCATCACATTTTCGTTTGGGAAGAAATTGATCTTACCtgtagtttgtttgttttgtacgTGCTTTGTACCAATTTCTTCTGTGAATCACAAAGCCATAATCGTGCGAAAAGTGAATTTTATACAGCGcaaatttgattattttttttaaacctcaaaATAACATAGATGTATAGAAATTTTGCTCAAAGTACTTTAATTATTGTTAAAAGTATAGGTGTAGTTGTGGACTAACCACACTGAACCGCATTCCATAaagttgtgtggccaccaccttTTGTGTATCAAAATGCAGATAAATTTACAGCAGGCCTATTGTCggtgtgttaggttttgtgtttgttttctcctagtgtgacttgtccctgtgattgcccattgatttcacctgatgtgccttctcctagactatcctcctgtgctcacctgttccttgttgtctcgttaccccttgtctgcttgtgtgtatataagctcccattttctgtccactccttgttgcgtcattgtcaatgtcaagccttcgtgtaccagtccctccgtttaagtaagttttgtttagaaccttgccttttgatccccagtccttttgtttgtactttgtgcttttgttagttataattaaaaccattttttcagttctctgccacctgccttgcgtTGTTGTTTccttgcatttgggtccacacaacctgcctgcccgtgCGCTCCCTGACACGGTGTATCGTCAGACTGTCATTTTATTTTGTACAGGATACGTTACATTTAATATGTTGACATAAATGTCCATAAATCTGTTTTCTAATAGGAATATAGGTGGCAGCCAAAACTCAAATGCTTTCAAGTGTACGGCACAAGGGGTTAGTCGTGCATAACTAACTACAGCTataattctaacaataattaaaGTACTTTGAGCAAAAATTCTATACATCTATGTTATtttgaggtttaaaaaaaatgatcaaatttGCGCTATATAAAATCCACTTTCCGCACGATTATGGCTTTGTGATTCACAAAAGAAATTGACCCAACTTTTCCTGACACAAAATAATCGTAGGCCTCCAGGGTCCAGGGCTTTTTATTAAAATAGTAACAAATGTCTCCCTAACAGATTTGTTGCCAAGACAGGTAAGTTAGACCAACATTTTTCATCTTACCAAATCTCATATCCAGGATTTACTGGTTTCTGCACCAGCAAGACCAGTACCAAAACACAGCAAATCCAGAAAGGTTCTATCTGATTTGATGTGTTTTGGTACTGGTACTtgattatgcaaaaaaaaaatgcaaatgatGGATTTCTTATCAAGGATGGGCTTTGAATTACTTCAATTTTGTCGCCAATACAAATTTTAAGATTCTCTCAAAACCTCTGGTCTTCAGGTGTTCAGCCACTAACTTTTTTGTAAATGACGCACATGCATGTCAACAAAGATCctcctataattgcaatacagtttaaaaaaaaaacaaaaccaaaacaaaaacattgtgaCATTATCCGACACTAATTCAATATCGTAATTTAGTGTTACTTCCGGGTCTCAAAGGTCAGGTGTGTCTTCCATCAAATGTTAAGGGATCACACTTAACATTGAGTTAAACTCACCGCTGAAAAGGTTATTAATAtctgggtttgtttgttttcgagggatgatttttttttttttttttgcacacattTCAACTTTTGATAGCATTATAGAAGTGCATAAACAATATTAGGCTCATATTGATCAATTTTCCAATCTGGCACACGAGGATGCTGTGATGCAATCAGAGATTATTCAGTTGTGCTGTGGGAATTCATATCTATTTCCCTGTAtgcggcaagggcgtaggtttgcatagggatggtagggacataacacgaccaacttttcaggaggtTCAAATGTCCCTACAAACTTTTAGGCaagcttatttgcattatacaatgagttcagttatataggtaatttagattgtcttctcatatgttgtaaggatagaataaaccctaccattattagtgaattattttccttatgttaagacttacatttatcacttttcacttcctgaatgtgccagtccattttgcccctcaaacgcacattttgCCTGATGACTTGATCTCCCCTTCCACAACAcagacacacgcacactcacacagccccgacagattaatgtcgacaacatgctgcctcctccgcacacttcgaagaggagggatattagaagtttttttcagccagcagcagccactgtaaggaatgttaaaaaaaaaaaaaaaaaatgtcaatgttgtggaggtgggggaaacaccactaattttgctactgaaagtccaacctgcatcagagatagcataacattaaactgtgtaaacttgctaacctgcaaaactactgcggtcaagccagccttcacaaggaacaacaaagtcaagctagccgtccctcatttggatcattgtttgcattatgtgcattacggtaatgtaatgcagtggcttcagagtgaaagtccctttatcaaaaaaatttttaaaaaataacaaaaaacgggTGCTATCCAAGAATAAGTCCACCTTAGGGGGagactgacatgaacatgaactgacatgaaacatcacacatcagaattgaGAGTACAGTACTTTGGtttgagtcttggggtagtgtagtatgcctcagatggtgatcggtccttggataaaaagagattttttttttaattattttttttcccgaatCACTTTTATGCTGTTAGATTGTCCCTACTAACATTGAGACCAAACTTACGCCGTTGGTATGTGGTTACCTGTCTTTCACacaaaaggttttttttaagcttgagaacgataaaccaatATGactggatatccggttttacaggtgagagatacagatgtattgatagtaaagttaccattcgacagtaattagccattaaatattcaatgaaccgatagtagagatagaattcggctatcgcgagcacaagaatcggcttctaatccctagctcaatgcattgcttaatattttacttcacatgctgcgcttgtcattcaccacacagcgcacttggaTCAAGACCGCAcgtatgatataatatggacaagcactactcacagtcgtggttgcctcaacttcccatgcatttaggcagaaccgttagtcgccgtcattacccgatcgtcacgggcgtgtcataacaacgcgagagctaacggaACCACTGTAACGCGCgctccgtagcattttcttcacagcccaaaacgaaactagtagtggcaacgaaccaacatgctaaaacaatggacagtgtgatcaccgacgccagcgacgtgcagcgattgatattcaacgcacccaggaaaacaaaagttggactttgaagtgatgaaggcagccagatctgttcgcatgggacagagcttgtgtgaagtgtggagcggtacagagatcgtgagtttttaaccctgaaaaataacccactacaatggtggaaagggcggcatattgtttccacgaaacgcagtctacttaaacatgaacatgtggattagttgatcttcctcaagaaaaatctgcccttcaaaaaagatatggacagtgatgaggaataaaaaatgaggaagcacaggcataagtgaatgactttgctgtgtattaggttaaagaaatgattattgacctgtctgtctaaaatgccatg
This window contains:
- the ddx59 gene encoding probable ATP-dependent RNA helicase DDX59 isoform X1, with protein sequence MRLVLLFCKVGSVSISSCGNFTVLSVWICLLTCRFKARKMFMPRALKVKRTKDDANLILKKRKCHVDQHQNHDEGRSTTHLSQGTTDSEVEETTTVKAGEDTYAVDEIPLREECQECASSGTEEEEEPVKSFKKNQRWAEPGEPVCLMCGRYGEYICDTTDSDVCSLECKARHLAQIGLRTGAEVFYQKETNAAKENPQIQFTTINYSYKEDLFISGLTDVQVQHIKQELGIETHGRDVSRPIIEFEHCGFPATLNANLKLASYVVPTPVQMQLLPVGLTGRDVIASADTGSGKTLAFLLPVVLMAMKDHTLSAGSPVALILTPTRELAIQIERQAKEVVIGLSNMRTALLVGGMPLPPQLHRLKRSIKIVIATPGRLLEILKQKAVKLEKVKTVVVDEVDTMLKMGFQQQVLEVLENVPEDHQTLLASATIPAGTEELASRLLVDPIRISVGAKNQPCADIRQILLWVEEPSKKKKLFEILNDNKLYQPPVVVFVDCKLGADLLCEAVAKVTGLNTVAIHSDKSQMERNRILKGLLDGNFEVVISTGVLGRGLDLANVKLVVNFDMPNTMDEYVHQVGRAGRLGHRGTAITFLNNNNKRLFMSVVNRVKPTGTILPPQLLNSPHLHEQQRREKQQPKLRHGETLVNKNNLINIIKKHDRHKK
- the ddx59 gene encoding probable ATP-dependent RNA helicase DDX59 isoform X2, with product MRLVLLFCKVGSVSISSCGNFTVLSVWICLLTCRFKARKMFMPRALKVKRTKDDANLILKKRKCHVDQHQNHDEGRSTTHLSQGTTDSEVEETTTVKAGEDTYAVDEIPLREECQECASSGTEEEEEPVKSFKKNQRWAEPGEPVCLMCGRYGEYICDTTDSDVCSLECKARHLAQIGLRTGAEVFYQKETNAAKENPQIQFTTINYSYKEDLFISGLTDVQVQHIKQELGIETHGRDVSRPIIEFEHCGFPATLNANLKLASYVVPTPVQMQLLPVGLTGRDVIASADTGSGKTLAFLLPVVLMAMKDHTLSAGSPVALILTPTRELAIQIERQAKEVVIGLSNMRTALLVGGMPLPPQLHRLKRSIKIVIATPGRLLEILKQKAVKLEKVKTVVVDEVDTMLKMGFQQQVLEVLENVPEDHQTLLASATIPAGTEELASRLLVDPIRISVGAKNQPCADIRQILLWVEEPSKKKKLFEILNDNKLYQPPVVVFVDCKLGADLLCEAVAKVTGLNTVAIHSDKSQMERNRILKGLLDGNFEVVISTGVLGRGLDLANVKLVVNFDMPNTMDEYVHQ